In Devosia sp. 1566, a single genomic region encodes these proteins:
- a CDS encoding cell wall hydrolase gives MQFIKPRLGCRRRDERPFGGIPTKARRIWLPEPKGKDGTLTKSWQATTRRAFSHLLALCAVALVLFVTLVPTHAESVDPANVSPLEIPPSVQKVRQQSALGPTSAPSASDQRKLSPALLANYVERQKALRSFDVSAVQQPGELNSQVLMGYIARGSFGGSNGALSAIDSLAPAGPKQPSGLNSEILAKYIDEGFLPTGKRIEQANTERECLAQAIYHEARGESEAGQMAVANVIVNRARSGKFPSTLCGVIYQNADKGRYRCQFTFACDGRADTPGERRAWARSAALAETVYAEYAKGEKLGSLPRSALFYHTTAVSPSWSHTFSQVAQIGSHIFYSPN, from the coding sequence TTGCAGTTCATCAAGCCTCGGCTAGGGTGCCGCCGGCGTGACGAGCGTCCCTTCGGGGGCATACCGACGAAGGCCCGGCGGATATGGCTGCCGGAGCCCAAGGGCAAGGACGGGACATTGACGAAAAGCTGGCAAGCAACAACGAGACGTGCGTTCTCTCACCTACTCGCGCTCTGCGCAGTGGCCCTGGTGCTCTTCGTTACTCTCGTGCCGACCCATGCTGAATCAGTGGACCCTGCCAACGTTTCTCCGCTCGAAATTCCTCCTTCGGTTCAAAAGGTCCGGCAACAGTCCGCGCTTGGGCCGACCTCGGCGCCTTCGGCGTCCGACCAGCGCAAGCTCAGCCCAGCCCTGCTCGCCAATTACGTAGAACGTCAAAAGGCCTTGCGTTCGTTTGACGTCAGCGCAGTCCAGCAGCCCGGAGAGCTGAACTCTCAAGTATTAATGGGTTACATCGCTCGTGGTTCCTTTGGCGGCAGCAATGGTGCGCTGTCCGCGATTGACAGCTTGGCTCCGGCGGGACCGAAGCAGCCTTCCGGGCTCAACTCCGAAATCCTGGCCAAATATATCGATGAAGGGTTCCTGCCGACGGGGAAGCGCATCGAGCAGGCGAATACCGAGCGTGAATGCCTGGCCCAAGCCATCTACCATGAGGCCCGGGGCGAAAGCGAAGCTGGGCAAATGGCTGTCGCAAATGTGATCGTTAACCGGGCCCGCTCGGGCAAGTTTCCTTCCACCCTTTGCGGCGTTATCTACCAAAACGCCGACAAGGGCCGTTATCGCTGCCAATTCACTTTCGCCTGCGATGGCCGCGCCGATACGCCCGGTGAGCGGCGTGCCTGGGCTCGTTCGGCCGCCCTGGCCGAAACAGTTTATGCGGAATATGCCAAGGGCGAAAAGCTCGGCTCACTGCCGCGTTCGGCGCTGTTCTACCACACCACCGCTGTGAGCCCGTCCTGGTCGCACACTTTCAGCCAGGTCGCCCAAATCGGATCGCACATTTTCTATTCGCCGAACTGA